The following coding sequences are from one Triticum dicoccoides isolate Atlit2015 ecotype Zavitan chromosome 4A, WEW_v2.0, whole genome shotgun sequence window:
- the LOC119287408 gene encoding uncharacterized protein At4g15970-like → MGKVVVAEATARQVASFVLGAAAALTVVMLVQYRAPAAGLSRARTPAHFSGLRSSSDDQHHRRNGTAARAVLHHPSPSIAGSAARDDDHRRRPANATTITKPSSTSTAAAALSHLPGTHRHEEKGAKEEPAEFRGLAAAVARAATDDRTVIITCVNQAWAAPGSLLDLFLESFRIGDGTARLLPHVLVVAMDPGAHARCLAVHQHCYHYTIPGINIDFAAHKYFLSKDYLELVWSKLKLQRRILELGYGFLFTDVDIVWLRDPFKHVTAYADMIVSSDVYFGDPDNLGNFPNTGFFHVKPNPRTIAMTKLWHGGRGKYPGANEQPVFNMMKKQMVAELGLRVQYLNPAYVGGFCSYGKDLGKIVTMHANCCVGIGNKIRDLKNVLGDWRNYTRMPPWERHRAKWTVPGACIRAEKQV, encoded by the exons ATGGGGAAGGTGGTCGTCGCGGAGGCCACGGCGCGGCAGGTGGCCTCCTTCGTCCTCGGCGCCGCCGCCGCGCTCACCGTCGTCATGCTCGTCCAGTACCGGGCGCCGGCCGCGGGCCTCAGCCGCGCCAGGACGCCGGCCCACTTCTCCGGCTTGAGATCATCATCCGACGACCAGCACCACCGCCGCAACGGGACGGCAGCGCGTGCCGTTCTTCATCATCCGTCGCCGTCCATCGCCGGCAGTGCTGCCCGAGACGACGATCATCGCCGTCGTCCGGCGAACGCCACGACAATCACAAAGCCCAGTTCTACctccactgctgctgctgctctaagTCATCTTCCCGGCACACATCGGCATGAAGAAAAG GGAGCGAAGGAGGAGCCGGCGGAGTTCcgggggctggcggcggcggtggcgcgagcAGCGACGGACGACCGGACGGTGATCATCACGTGCGTGAACCAGGCCTGGGCGGCGCCGGGCTCCCTGCTGGACCTGTTCCTCGAGAGCTTCCGCATCGGCGACGGCACGGCGCGGCTCCTCCCACACGTGCTGGTCGTGGCCATGGACCCCGGCGCCCACGCGCGGTGCCTCGCCGTGCACCAGCACTGCTACCACTACACCATCCCGGGGATCAACATCGACTTCGCCGCCCACAAGTACTTCCTCTCCAAGGACTACCTGGAGCTGGTGTGGAGCAAGCTGAAGCTGCAGCGCCGCATCCTGGAGCTCGGCTACGGCTTCCTCTTCACCGACGTCGACATCGTGTGGCTGCGCGACCCGTTCAAGCACGTCACGGCGTACGCTGACATGATCGTGTCCAGCGACGTCTACTTCGGCGACCCCGACAACCTGGGCAACTTCCCCAACACGGGGTTCTTCCACGTGAAGCCCAACCCGCGGACCATCGCCATGACGAAGCTGTGGCACGGCGGTAGGGGCAAGTACCCGGGCGCCAACGAGCAGCCGGTGTTCAACATGATGAAGAAGCAGATGGTGGCGGAGCTCGGGCTCCGGGTGCAGTACCTGAACCCGGCGTACGTCGGCGGGTTCTGCAGCTACGGGAAGGATTTGGGGAAGATCGTCACCATGCACGCGAACTGCTGCGTGGGGATTGGGAACAAGATAAGGGACTTGAAGAACGTGCTGGGTGACTGGAGGAACTATACCAGGATGCCGCCATGGGAGCGGCACCGGGCCAAGTGGACCGTGCCGGGCGCCTGCATTCGAGCGGAAAAACAAGTTTGA